The following are from one region of the Alkalimarinus sediminis genome:
- a CDS encoding AraC family transcriptional regulator, with the protein MAKLTVSEHFVKAALSGADKEGFNTKEILIQAGIEPDLMQQSGARVTGKQYTHLMQVIWNTMQDEYMGFASCKSKPGTFATMCYLTIHCNTLESVYKRADAFYNLFQKPVSMTLSQSGNQSHLTVAFEEPLDDPYHFLQESLLVIWHRFSCWLTGKRIVLDQVAFNYPKPAHADEYKHLFHCPLSFDQPHTQLTFNSRYLAEGVIRDEPELKEFLKSSPANLLGKPDDYNSFTSQIRQRIGRNLRDELPDFESIASVLNLSPQTLRRRLKEENTSYQEIKDNIRRDQSIYHLSRQDFSINEIAELVGFTEPSTFHRAFKKWTGLTPGAYRQGER; encoded by the coding sequence ATGGCCAAGCTAACTGTTTCAGAGCATTTCGTTAAAGCCGCATTAAGCGGCGCTGACAAGGAAGGTTTCAACACCAAAGAGATATTAATACAGGCCGGGATTGAGCCTGACCTAATGCAACAGTCAGGCGCGAGAGTTACAGGCAAACAATACACTCACCTTATGCAGGTAATATGGAACACCATGCAAGATGAGTATATGGGCTTTGCCAGCTGCAAAAGCAAACCCGGCACCTTCGCAACCATGTGTTACCTCACCATACATTGCAACACTCTCGAAAGCGTATATAAGCGTGCAGATGCATTTTATAATTTATTCCAAAAACCTGTGTCTATGACGCTAAGCCAAAGTGGTAATCAATCCCACCTGACCGTTGCATTTGAAGAGCCTCTCGATGACCCCTACCATTTTTTACAAGAGAGTTTGCTGGTTATATGGCATCGTTTTTCATGCTGGCTTACAGGCAAACGAATTGTGCTAGACCAAGTAGCATTTAACTACCCAAAACCTGCCCATGCAGATGAGTATAAACATCTATTCCACTGCCCTTTGTCGTTTGACCAACCCCATACACAACTGACCTTTAATTCTCGCTACTTGGCTGAAGGCGTCATTCGCGACGAGCCCGAATTAAAAGAGTTTTTAAAATCTTCACCTGCCAACCTTCTCGGCAAGCCTGATGACTATAATAGTTTTACCAGTCAAATAAGGCAGCGAATAGGTCGTAACCTCAGAGATGAGTTACCTGACTTTGAAAGCATCGCTTCAGTGCTTAATTTAAGCCCCCAGACCCTAAGAAGACGCCTTAAAGAAGAAAACACCTCCTACCAAGAGATCAAAGACAATATCAGACGAGATCAATCAATCTACCATCTAAGCCGCCAAGACTTTTCCATTAACGAAATAGCCGAACTCGTTGGCTTTACAGAGCCAAGTACCTTTCATAGAGCTTTCAAGAAATGGACAGGGTTAACGCCAGGTGCATACCGACAAGGTGAGCGTTAA
- the hemH gene encoding ferrochelatase: MAFKGLDSFSHQQKDKVGVVITNLGTPDAPTTPALRTYLKQFLSDPRVVEIPRLVWLMILHGIILRVRPKKSAHAYKSVWTERGSPLLWHTQDQTTALRDRLQKSWGEEVIVEYAMRYGNPSIDSVVDSMLEAGARKLVVLPLYPQYSGSTTGSTFDALALNLKSRRWIPELRFVSSYHDHPLYIKAMADKIKAYWQEHGKAEMLMLSFHGVPKRYLEMGDPYYCHCHVTARLLTEALELDQSKVITSFQSRFGKAEWLQPYTDQTLKSLPAKGVKSIQVFCPGFAADCLETLEEIAIENRDYFIEAGGSEYNYIPALNSDEAHIDLLQAIAESNLQDWKHPTPDYQAREQRYKRSPLAPKS, encoded by the coding sequence ATGGCATTTAAGGGCTTAGATAGTTTTAGCCATCAGCAAAAAGATAAGGTGGGCGTTGTCATTACCAACCTGGGTACACCAGATGCGCCAACAACCCCTGCGCTGAGAACTTACCTTAAACAGTTTTTGTCTGACCCCCGTGTTGTTGAAATTCCTCGTTTAGTTTGGCTGATGATTCTCCATGGAATTATCCTGCGGGTGCGTCCTAAAAAATCAGCTCATGCATACAAGTCAGTTTGGACCGAGCGAGGCTCGCCGTTGCTTTGGCACACCCAAGATCAAACCACTGCACTAAGAGATAGACTGCAGAAATCATGGGGAGAAGAGGTAATAGTCGAGTACGCTATGCGTTATGGCAATCCGTCAATCGACAGTGTGGTAGACTCCATGCTTGAAGCGGGTGCTAGAAAACTCGTGGTCTTACCTTTGTATCCTCAATATTCTGGCTCAACCACAGGGTCAACCTTTGATGCACTCGCGTTAAACTTAAAATCCCGACGCTGGATACCAGAGCTTCGTTTTGTATCGTCTTATCACGACCACCCACTTTACATAAAAGCGATGGCCGACAAAATAAAAGCATATTGGCAAGAGCACGGTAAAGCCGAAATGCTAATGCTCTCATTCCACGGGGTACCAAAACGTTATTTAGAAATGGGCGACCCTTACTACTGCCATTGTCATGTCACCGCTCGATTACTGACTGAAGCATTAGAGCTAGACCAAAGCAAAGTCATCACCAGCTTTCAATCTCGCTTTGGTAAAGCTGAGTGGCTTCAGCCATATACAGATCAAACCTTGAAATCACTCCCTGCTAAAGGCGTTAAAAGCATACAGGTATTTTGCCCCGGCTTTGCTGCTGATTGTCTTGAGACACTGGAAGAGATCGCGATAGAGAATCGTGATTACTTTATTGAAGCAGGTGGAAGCGAATATAACTATATTCCTGCCCTTAACTCAGACGAAGCGCATATCGATTTACTGCAAGCAATTGCGGAGTCAAACCTACAAGACTGGAAGCACCCTACTCCTGATTACCAAGCACGAGAGCAACGTTATAAGCGTTCACCTTTAGCGCCCAAATCATAA
- a CDS encoding HAD family hydrolase, with protein MIKNTISPLLQEAAPKAIIFDLDGTLVSSNLDFSALSKEVGCSPGDDILKYTESLPAYERRKAEQIIYDYEMKDAASSVVIDGVHDMLVALKQASIDTAIVTRNSAEATSIKLARAGLLVEHVITREEAPPKPAPDALLQVAARWQHSPVECIYVGDFRYDLEAALNANMHAAWFSNGVDTPPSYAQLAHFTFDHYRDFLNRLNDYWQGSE; from the coding sequence ATGATTAAAAATACCATCTCACCACTGTTGCAAGAAGCCGCCCCTAAAGCGATTATTTTCGATCTTGATGGAACGCTTGTAAGTTCTAATTTAGATTTCTCTGCGCTTAGCAAAGAGGTCGGTTGTTCGCCGGGAGATGATATTCTCAAGTACACGGAATCGCTCCCTGCTTATGAGCGTAGAAAAGCTGAACAAATTATATACGACTATGAGATGAAAGATGCCGCATCTTCCGTTGTGATTGATGGCGTGCACGATATGCTGGTAGCACTCAAGCAAGCGAGTATTGATACTGCGATTGTAACCCGTAACTCTGCCGAGGCAACGTCTATAAAACTAGCTCGAGCAGGGTTGTTGGTAGAGCACGTTATTACTCGTGAAGAAGCCCCTCCGAAACCCGCCCCTGACGCATTGTTGCAAGTAGCGGCTCGTTGGCAGCACTCACCTGTGGAGTGTATTTATGTTGGGGATTTTAGATATGACCTAGAAGCCGCACTTAATGCCAACATGCATGCGGCATGGTTTTCTAACGGTGTTGATACACCGCCTTCATATGCTCAGTTGGCGCATTTCACGTTTGATCACTATAGAGATTTCTTAAACCGCCTGAACGATTATTGGCAGGGGAGTGAATAA
- a CDS encoding diguanylate cyclase, translating into MPTVEELIDRARKNEEIARRLFDIEVQIMNIGHCSDFFDQLLTLVAEKFNIEHVWVSLTDSPINDHILRSICGDREQEQSSALHVMATMDFLQATQSSREPILINDGFKKYRYLIPQAVYPKLGSMAILPLVVDGKIIGSLNLGDNSPDRYEPSKDSFFLKQLAVKASISLAGVSIREKISFLATRDPLTLLRNRREMEESLERELSRSRRHHDPLALVFIDCDDFKLVNDTYGHDCGDLYLKYVANKLIDMTRKGDMVFRFAGDEFVLVLPNQNTADAEMIAGRIKDHLSASPLMYRGLQVSVSISYGSISTDQLVEPTHKTLLKAADEKLYQMKKHKPPRCSLIEAFDLH; encoded by the coding sequence ATGCCGACTGTTGAAGAGCTGATTGATCGAGCGAGAAAAAACGAAGAGATAGCTCGTCGCTTGTTTGATATTGAAGTGCAGATAATGAATATCGGGCACTGTTCTGATTTTTTTGATCAGCTACTAACGCTTGTAGCTGAAAAATTCAATATTGAACATGTATGGGTTTCACTGACAGATTCACCTATCAATGATCATATTCTCAGGTCAATTTGTGGTGATAGAGAGCAAGAGCAGAGCTCAGCGCTGCATGTGATGGCCACTATGGATTTTCTTCAGGCTACACAGAGCAGCAGAGAGCCGATTTTGATAAACGATGGTTTTAAAAAGTATCGTTACCTGATTCCTCAGGCGGTTTATCCCAAGCTAGGGTCGATGGCGATTCTGCCCCTTGTTGTGGATGGCAAAATAATTGGTAGTCTTAACCTGGGGGATAATTCTCCTGATCGTTATGAACCGTCGAAAGATAGCTTCTTTTTAAAACAGTTAGCGGTAAAAGCGTCTATTTCACTTGCGGGTGTGTCTATTCGTGAAAAAATCAGTTTTTTAGCCACCCGTGACCCACTTACACTATTACGCAATCGTCGCGAAATGGAAGAGTCTCTCGAGCGGGAGTTAAGCCGCAGTCGCCGCCATCATGACCCACTGGCACTTGTTTTTATTGATTGTGATGACTTCAAGTTGGTCAACGATACCTATGGGCATGATTGTGGTGATCTGTATCTTAAATATGTTGCTAACAAACTCATAGATATGACCCGTAAAGGGGATATGGTCTTTCGCTTTGCCGGTGATGAATTTGTGCTAGTGTTACCGAATCAGAATACCGCAGATGCCGAAATGATAGCGGGTCGTATCAAAGATCACCTTTCTGCATCGCCGCTGATGTATCGAGGTTTACAAGTTTCGGTATCGATTAGCTATGGGTCTATCTCGACAGATCAACTAGTAGAGCCAACCCATAAAACGTTGCTCAAAGCGGCTGATGAAAAACTCTATCAGATGAAAAAACACAAACCGCCCCGTTGTTCGTTGATTGAGGCATTTGATCTCCACTAG
- a CDS encoding histone deacetylase yields the protein MLPLIYHPNYSCPFPDNHRFVMSKFRRLLQRVQDRGFIVPDQSNLFTPNTADMHDLSIAHCPEYLQDLLSNSVSSKAWRRVGLEWSQGLVDRTFTAPNGTLLSAQLALKHGIACHLAGGTHHAHRDYGSGFCMINDLAYTALQLLERKEVNRILIFDCDVHQGDGTASILSDVDGAYTCSIHCEKNFPFRKSTSDLDIGLPLNMKDAAYLDVVDDTLQRVLYQLEPDIVLYDAGVDVWEHDDLGKLDITWQGIEKRDHLVLETCLSRGTPVATVIGGGYDKNHEHLAKRHSIVIEQAHALVYGDRE from the coding sequence ATGCTCCCGCTTATTTATCACCCAAATTATTCATGCCCATTTCCAGATAACCATCGCTTTGTGATGAGTAAGTTTCGTCGCCTACTTCAGCGTGTGCAAGATCGAGGGTTTATTGTACCAGACCAATCCAATCTGTTTACTCCAAACACTGCAGATATGCATGACCTCTCTATTGCCCACTGTCCTGAATATTTACAAGATCTGTTGAGCAACAGTGTAAGTTCAAAGGCGTGGCGTCGAGTGGGTCTTGAGTGGAGCCAGGGCTTGGTGGACAGGACGTTTACCGCGCCCAATGGTACGTTGTTGAGTGCACAATTAGCTTTGAAACACGGCATTGCTTGTCATCTGGCAGGAGGAACTCATCATGCCCACCGAGATTATGGCAGTGGGTTTTGCATGATTAATGATCTCGCATATACCGCATTGCAACTGCTAGAGCGCAAAGAAGTGAATCGCATACTTATCTTTGACTGTGACGTTCACCAAGGCGATGGTACTGCGTCGATTTTGTCAGATGTTGATGGTGCCTATACCTGCTCGATTCATTGTGAGAAAAACTTCCCGTTTCGTAAGTCTACTAGCGACCTTGATATCGGGTTACCATTAAACATGAAAGATGCTGCTTATTTAGATGTAGTAGATGATACCTTGCAAAGGGTGCTGTATCAGTTAGAGCCCGATATAGTCTTGTATGATGCAGGAGTCGATGTGTGGGAACATGATGACCTGGGTAAACTGGATATTACTTGGCAAGGGATCGAAAAACGCGACCATCTCGTACTCGAAACATGCCTCAGCCGAGGAACTCCCGTAGCCACTGTGATTGGTGGCGGCTATGATAAAAACCATGAACACTTGGCGAAGCGCCACAGTATTGTTATTGAGCAAGCACATGCGCTTGTTTATGGAGATAGGGAGTAA
- a CDS encoding FAD-binding oxidoreductase, whose translation MRRWNGWGDEANSMDLPPTADNFLTERVGTATPLPNITLEDAVAKVPASRLPAHPLIVTAEEDRVRHARGQSLPDLFATRSGDFGVFPDGVAYPETSDQVAELLKFCSEKDVLVIPYGGGTSVVGHVNPFQSEKPILTIDMGRMNRLMDLDEESQIATFGAGTPGPQVEAQLHARGYTLGHFPQSFELATLGGWVASRSSGQQSLRYGRIEQLFAGGRMETPKGRLDIPTFPASSAGPDIREMVLGSEGRMGIISEVKVRVSKLADQENFYVIFFPDWSKAKNAAKALVQSRIQLSMLRLSNAIETETQLALAGHELQIALMEKALSFRGASTGKCMMTLGLTGSKDQCKASLAQLKKITKSFNGVYTGTMLGKRWEEKRFTMPYLREALWDKGYAVDTLETATNWENVDTLLNKMEESLRTALNSENEKVHVFTHLSHFYGQGCSIYTTYVYRTADSYEKTLDRWAKLKHSTSEVIVNNGGTISHQHGVGKDHAPFLPVEKGELGIFAIRTLCDAFDPEKRMNPGTLLVDDK comes from the coding sequence ATGCGTCGTTGGAATGGTTGGGGTGATGAAGCAAATAGTATGGATTTACCACCTACAGCGGATAATTTCTTAACTGAGCGAGTAGGTACAGCAACACCTTTACCGAATATTACGTTGGAAGACGCTGTGGCCAAAGTGCCTGCCTCCCGTCTTCCGGCGCATCCGCTGATTGTAACTGCTGAAGAAGATCGTGTGAGGCATGCTCGTGGGCAGAGCTTGCCTGATCTATTTGCTACACGCAGCGGCGACTTTGGTGTTTTTCCGGATGGGGTTGCTTATCCTGAAACCAGCGATCAAGTAGCAGAGCTGCTTAAATTCTGCAGTGAAAAAGATGTTCTGGTAATACCTTATGGTGGCGGCACAAGTGTTGTTGGCCATGTTAATCCTTTTCAGTCAGAGAAGCCTATTCTGACGATTGATATGGGGCGAATGAACCGCTTAATGGATCTTGATGAAGAGAGTCAGATTGCAACATTTGGTGCGGGTACTCCTGGCCCTCAGGTTGAAGCTCAGCTGCATGCAAGAGGTTATACACTAGGTCACTTTCCCCAATCGTTTGAATTAGCGACTTTAGGTGGCTGGGTGGCGAGCCGTTCGAGTGGTCAGCAGTCCTTACGTTATGGTCGTATTGAACAGCTATTTGCGGGTGGTCGAATGGAAACGCCAAAAGGACGTTTAGATATTCCTACATTTCCAGCCTCCTCTGCCGGGCCTGATATTCGCGAGATGGTGCTCGGTTCAGAAGGGCGCATGGGAATTATTAGCGAAGTTAAAGTTCGTGTTTCTAAATTGGCTGATCAAGAAAACTTCTATGTGATTTTCTTCCCCGATTGGTCTAAAGCCAAAAATGCAGCTAAGGCGCTGGTACAGTCCCGTATCCAGTTATCAATGTTGCGTTTAAGTAATGCGATTGAAACCGAAACTCAGTTGGCATTGGCAGGTCATGAGCTGCAGATCGCATTAATGGAAAAGGCCTTATCCTTCAGGGGCGCATCTACTGGCAAGTGTATGATGACGCTAGGGCTAACGGGCTCTAAAGATCAGTGTAAGGCCTCTCTTGCTCAACTCAAGAAAATCACCAAGTCTTTCAATGGCGTATACACCGGCACGATGCTAGGGAAACGCTGGGAAGAGAAGCGATTTACAATGCCTTATCTGCGAGAGGCATTATGGGATAAAGGCTATGCCGTCGACACTCTTGAAACCGCTACCAATTGGGAGAATGTTGATACCCTACTAAACAAAATGGAGGAGAGTCTCCGCACTGCACTTAACAGCGAAAACGAAAAGGTGCACGTATTTACTCACTTATCTCATTTTTATGGTCAGGGCTGTAGTATCTATACCACTTATGTTTACCGAACGGCAGACAGCTATGAGAAAACTCTTGATCGTTGGGCCAAGCTTAAACACTCAACCTCTGAGGTGATTGTTAATAATGGCGGTACGATTAGTCACCAACACGGTGTTGGTAAAGACCATGCTCCATTCTTGCCGGTTGAGAAAGGGGAGTTGGGGATCTTTGCGATCAGAACCTTATGTGATGCATTTGACCCTGAAAAAAGAATGAACCCAGGTACATTGCTAGTTGATGACAAATAG
- a CDS encoding CaiB/BaiF CoA transferase family protein, with amino-acid sequence MSGPLKSLKILDFSTLLPGPYASMMLADMGADVLRIESPTRFDLVRFLPPMDGATSASHAFLNRGKRSLALDLKKQGAVDIIKKLISEYDVVLEQFRPGVMERLGLGYSVLSEINPSLIYCSITGYGQTGPYKQRAGHDINYLALAGVSGYSGRKEQGPPPLGIQVADVAGGSHHAVMGVLAAVIHRQQTGEGQFVDISMTDAAFAMNGMSGAGYLAAGVEPQTEEGVLNGGSFYDYYETKDHRYLAVGGLEPAFMTALCDVLERPDLVSIGLSQKQKDQQEFKSFLTSCFKQHDYQHWLEVFKQVDACVEPVLSFAESAQHPQLRARDMVIEVARPDGSMQQQIGHPIKFSATQCESAYIGGGVGQHTDEVLLEQGFSEADIKQYREQKLFG; translated from the coding sequence ATGTCAGGACCACTTAAATCTCTAAAAATACTCGATTTTTCAACACTGTTACCGGGTCCTTATGCGTCTATGATGCTGGCAGATATGGGGGCTGATGTATTGCGTATTGAGTCGCCAACGAGGTTTGACTTAGTTCGATTTTTACCCCCTATGGATGGTGCTACTTCTGCTAGCCATGCTTTTTTGAATAGAGGAAAGCGCTCACTGGCGTTAGATTTAAAGAAGCAGGGAGCGGTTGATATCATTAAAAAGCTGATTAGTGAATATGATGTGGTGTTGGAACAGTTTCGCCCCGGCGTTATGGAACGTTTAGGGCTTGGCTACTCTGTGCTGTCTGAGATAAACCCGTCTTTAATTTACTGTTCGATTACTGGGTATGGGCAAACGGGCCCATACAAGCAGCGGGCAGGGCATGATATTAACTACTTGGCCCTAGCGGGTGTGTCTGGTTATAGCGGTCGAAAGGAGCAGGGGCCTCCTCCCCTTGGCATTCAAGTGGCTGATGTTGCAGGTGGCTCTCATCATGCGGTAATGGGGGTGTTGGCTGCGGTCATTCATCGGCAGCAGACAGGTGAAGGGCAGTTTGTTGATATCAGCATGACTGATGCAGCGTTTGCAATGAATGGTATGTCTGGTGCCGGCTATCTTGCTGCGGGTGTGGAGCCTCAAACTGAAGAAGGGGTGCTAAATGGCGGTAGTTTTTATGACTATTATGAAACCAAAGATCACCGTTATCTGGCCGTTGGGGGGTTAGAACCGGCCTTTATGACGGCTTTGTGTGATGTGTTAGAGCGGCCCGACTTGGTGAGTATTGGCCTTAGTCAAAAGCAAAAAGACCAACAGGAGTTCAAGTCATTTTTGACCTCCTGCTTTAAGCAGCATGATTACCAACACTGGTTGGAGGTATTTAAGCAAGTGGATGCCTGTGTTGAGCCTGTGTTGAGCTTTGCCGAGTCTGCTCAGCACCCACAACTACGAGCACGAGATATGGTGATTGAAGTAGCACGCCCCGATGGCTCGATGCAGCAACAAATTGGCCACCCCATCAAATTCTCTGCTACCCAGTGTGAGTCAGCTTATATTGGCGGGGGGGTAGGACAGCATACGGATGAAGTGCTGTTAGAACAGGGGTTTTCAGAGGCAGACATTAAGCAATATCGAGAGCAAAAGCTTTTTGGTTAG
- a CDS encoding DUF3081 family protein, protein MEHHIEPQVVLLAAEKIREVGEAREGRHYYQQLALEISYDGYTIVISDPKVTLTLFFHNKVKVDYRQSQDLDDFYRRLIQLAKDED, encoded by the coding sequence GTGGAGCATCATATTGAACCACAAGTAGTCTTGTTAGCCGCCGAAAAAATCAGAGAAGTGGGCGAAGCAAGAGAGGGGCGGCACTACTATCAGCAGTTAGCACTGGAAATTAGCTATGATGGTTACACCATTGTTATTAGTGACCCGAAGGTAACGCTGACGCTGTTTTTCCACAACAAAGTTAAAGTGGACTATCGGCAATCGCAAGATTTGGACGATTTTTACCGGCGTCTAATTCAACTGGCCAAAGATGAAGACTAA
- a CDS encoding AraC family transcriptional regulator, whose translation MKHLGFASVPAIQQYLRYAEDTGLSIPTTLHAAGLSPALISKENERITGEQFQKLIRSLIDQSNDPLLGLKSGNYVQPGSYSVLGYISMSCSTLKEAIDRVIPYEKLVGDMGVTTIGTERNDENNEERFLITWNCAYTDPIVRQHMIDNVLASWCNYSRWLANIEEGPLEVRLEHEKPAANLIEAYEKLFRCKVIFDQPLSCLVINQQYMDTPLRQPNQSLRKTLEEHASSQISILSDDSERLYTRVKNAIRSQLKQGVSRKDMVAELMGMNARTLQRKLQQASASYQQILDEVRQELAEDYLKNSQLPLQEIAVRLGFTEARSFHRSFKTWTGKTPGEYREQS comes from the coding sequence ATGAAGCATTTAGGGTTCGCATCGGTTCCGGCAATACAACAATATCTTCGTTATGCAGAAGACACCGGGTTATCTATTCCCACCACACTTCATGCAGCCGGCTTGTCACCCGCACTCATTTCTAAAGAAAACGAACGTATTACTGGCGAACAGTTTCAAAAACTTATCAGAAGCCTTATTGATCAATCCAACGATCCGTTACTCGGGCTAAAATCAGGCAATTATGTGCAACCTGGTTCTTATAGTGTTTTAGGCTATATTTCTATGAGCTGTTCGACCCTAAAAGAGGCCATCGATCGCGTTATTCCTTATGAGAAGTTAGTCGGTGATATGGGCGTCACAACCATCGGCACCGAAAGAAATGATGAGAATAATGAAGAGCGTTTTCTGATCACTTGGAACTGCGCCTACACCGACCCAATCGTTCGTCAGCATATGATCGACAATGTACTCGCCTCTTGGTGCAATTACAGCCGCTGGCTAGCTAACATTGAAGAAGGTCCATTAGAAGTGCGCTTAGAGCACGAAAAGCCGGCGGCTAATCTGATTGAAGCCTATGAAAAGTTGTTTCGCTGCAAAGTAATATTTGACCAACCCTTAAGCTGCCTAGTGATCAACCAGCAGTACATGGATACCCCTTTACGGCAACCCAATCAATCTCTTCGAAAAACACTTGAGGAGCATGCATCCTCTCAGATATCTATACTTTCAGATGATTCAGAAAGACTCTATACCCGAGTAAAAAATGCCATTCGATCACAGTTAAAACAAGGCGTATCCCGCAAAGATATGGTCGCGGAACTGATGGGTATGAACGCTCGAACACTGCAACGAAAACTACAACAAGCATCTGCCAGTTATCAGCAGATACTTGATGAAGTTAGACAGGAACTCGCTGAAGACTATCTTAAAAACAGCCAACTACCGCTACAAGAGATCGCTGTTCGACTCGGTTTTACTGAAGCGCGTTCGTTCCACCGCAGCTTTAAAACCTGGACAGGTAAAACACCCGGTGAATACCGAGAGCAAAGCTAA